The Malus domestica chromosome 10, GDT2T_hap1 genome contains a region encoding:
- the LOC103444872 gene encoding putative H/ACA ribonucleoprotein complex subunit 1-like protein 1, whose protein sequence is MRPPRGGGSFRGSRGRSGGGGGRGFNRGGGRGFFRDEGPPSEVVEVSTFVHACEGEAVTKLTNPKIPHFNAAIYLQNKTQIGKVDEIFGPINESYFSVKVMEGIVATSYSQGDKFYIDPMKLLPLERFLPQPKGQKPAFSRGGGRGRGAPRGRGFPRGGGFTRGRGPPRGGNRGGFRGRGRF, encoded by the exons ATGCGACCTCCCAGAGGCGGCGGAAGTTTCAGAGGCTCCCGCGGTCGcagtggcggtggcggtggccGCGGCTTTAATAGGGGTGGTGGTCGCGGTTTCTTCCGCGATGAGGGCCCACCTTCCGAAGTCGTGG AGGTTTCGACATTTGTTCATGCATGTGAGGGTGAGGCAGTGACAAAGCTCACAAATCCGAAGATACCCCATTTTAATGCCGCAATCTATCTGCAGAACAAGACTCAGATAGGGAAAGTTGATGAAATATTTGGTCCAATCAACGAATCT TACTTTTCGGTCAAAGTTATGGAAGGAATTGTGGCTACTTCGTATTCACAGGGTGATAAGTTCTATATTGACCCAATGAAGCTTCTTCCTCTTGAAAGATTTCTTCCGCAGccaaa GGGACAGAAGCCAGCGTTTTCTCGAGGTGGAGGCCGTGGAAGGGGTGCTCCAAGGGGAAGGGGTTTTCCAAGGGGAGGGGGTTTTACGAGGGGAAGGGGTCCTCCGAGGGGTGGTAACCGTGGTGGCTTCAGGGGCAGAGGGAGATTTTAG
- the LOC139188894 gene encoding uncharacterized protein — protein sequence MSNLNKLDFTTLEVSGRNYLKWVQDVKLHLTAKNLRPAIEEATDKPVGEAEKATAMIFIRRHIHDALQTEYLAEEDPRALWVALADRFDHQKDIFLPEARHDWQHLRFQDFKSVNEYNSEVCRIRSLLTFCNETLTEEDLLEKTYSTFSASNIVLQQQYRAQKFTKFSDLISVLLLAEKQNQLLMKNHQARPTGATAVPEAHYSTNQHPKRQKRRGKGGQKPSHQGQQSQGPSKGGNKAQKRPNLAPKAPNFKNKGKAPATMNDDMCYRCGSKDHWSCICRAPKKVVDAYHSRHTKFESNFLQVDEPETTKMEVSNFQEDTTPMED from the coding sequence atgtcgaacttgaacaaactcgacttcaccactttggaggtttctggaaggaactacctcaagtgggttcaagatgtgaagctccacctcactgcaaagaacttgcgtcctgctattgaagaagcaacagataaacctgttggcgaagctgaaaaagccactgctatgatcttcatccgaagacatatccatgacgctctacaaactgagtaccttgctgaggaggatccacgtgcattatgggtcgctttggctgatcgtttcgatcaccaaaaggacatattcttgcctgaagcaagacacgactggcagcacttgcgcttccaagactttaagtctgtgaatgaatataattctgaagtttgtcgaatccgatcacttctcacgttttgcaatgaaactttgactgaagaggatctcctggagaagacctactcgaccttctctgcttctaatattgtcctgcagcaacaatatagagctcagaagttcactaagttctcggatttgatctctgttttacttcttgctgaaaagcagaaccagctgttgatgaagaatcatcaagctcgacctactggggctactgctgtgcctgaagcacattatagcactaatcagcacccaaaacgccaaaagaggcgtggtaagggtggccagaagccatcccaccaaggtcaacagagccaaggcccatccaagggaggaaacaaagcccagaagcgcccaaacctcgctcccaaggccccgaacttcaagaataagggcaaagcacctgccacaatgaatgacgatatgtgctatcgttgtggttccaaggaccattggtcctgtatttgccgtgctcccaagaaggttgtggatgcatatcattctcgtcatacgaagtttgaatcaaacttcctgcaagtggacgaaccggagactacaaagatggaggtttctaattttcaggaggataccactcctatggaagattag
- the LOC103444875 gene encoding dicarboxylate transporter 2, chloroplastic-like: protein MESFALHSLSTSFSLSSRPSLFRFSKPVIKSPPSIHHNLKPSPSLPTLRSPSLLASKPFISPSHSSKPRKPHFPIEASKSTEPGTTLTPPAPLQGAKPIPFIISIAVGIAVRFFVPKPVEVTPQAWQLLAIFLSTIAGLVLSPLPVGAWAFLGLTASIVTGTLSFPTAFGAFTNEVIWLIVISFFFARGFVKTGLGDRIATYFVKWLGKSTLGLSYGLTISEALIAPAMPSTTARAGGVFLPIIQSLSLSGGSKPGDPSKRKLGSYLVMSQFQSSGNSSALFLTAAAQNLLCLKLAEEVGVIIPSPWVSWFMAASLPAFVCLLASPLVLYKLFPPETKDTPDAPAMATKKLENMGPVTKNEFIMVGTMLLAVSLWVFGDTFGISSVVTAMIGLSILLLLGVLDWDDCLSEKSAWDTLAWFSVLVGMAGQLTNLGIVNWMSSCVATTLQSYSLSWPVAFGVLQAAYFFIHYLFASQTGHVGALYSAFLAMNLAAGVPGVLAALALAYNTSLFGALTHYSSGQAAVYYGAGYVDLPDVFKVGFVMALVNAVIWAIVGSFWWKFLGLY from the exons ATGGAGAGCTTCGCCCTCCACTCTCTCTCCACCTCCTTCTCTCTATCTTCCCGCCCTTCCTTATTCCGTTTCTCAAAACCCGTCATCAAATCCCCACCGTCCATCCACCACAACCTTAAACCATCTCCCTCACTCCCCACGCTCCGATCACCATCCCTCTTGGCCTCAAAACCCTTCATTTCCCCGTCTCATTcctcaaaacccagaaaaccccaCTTCCCAATCGAAGCCTCTAAATCCACAGAACCCGGAACCACTCTCACACCACCGGCGCCGCTTCAAGGTGCCAAACCCATCCCCTTCATCATCTCCATCGCCGTAGGCATTGCGGTCCGCTTTTTCGTACCCAAACCAGTCGAAGTCACCCCACAAGCCTGGCAATTGCTCGCCATTTTTCTATCCACCATTGCCGGCCTGGTTCTGAGCCCGTTACCCGTTGGTGCTTGGGCCTTTCTCGGCCTCACCGCCTCCATTGTGACCGGAACTCTGTCTTTCCCGACGGCCTTCGGTGCTTTTACCAATGAGGTGATCTGGTTGATTgtcatttccttctttttcgcTCGCGGGTTCGTGAAGACGGGCTTGGGGGATCGGATTGCCACCTACTTTGTCAAGTGGTTGGGGAAGAGCACACTGGGTTTGTCCTACGGGTTGACAATAAGCGAGGCACTAATTGCTCCAGCAATGCCGAGTACCACGGCCAGGGCTGGCGGTGTTTTCTTGCCAATTATCCAGTCATTGTCCCTCTCCGGCGGGAGTAAACCCGGTGACCCCTCCAAACGAAAGCTCGGTTCTTATCTGGTTATGTCTCAGTTTCAG TCGTCTGGTAACTCTAGTGCTCTTTTCTTAACGGCTGCAGCTCAAAATTTGCTGTGCCTTAAACTGGCTGAGGAAGTTGGGGTGATTATTCCAAGCCCTTGGGTTTCTTGGTTCATGGCTGCTAGTTTACCAGCATTTGTCTGCCTTCTAGCTTCTCCGCTAGTCTTATACAAGCTGTTTCCTCCAGAAACCAAAGACACACCTGATGCCCCTGCCATGGCTACAAAGAAATTGGAGAATATGGGTCCCGTCACAAAGAATGAATTCATTATGGTTGGTACAATGCTTCTTGCTGTCTCTTTGTGGGTCTTCGG AGACACTTTTGGTATATCAAGTGTTGTAACTGCGATGATTGGCTTATCTATACTCCTTTTGTTAGGAGTCCTTGATTGGGATGACTGTTTAAGTGAAAAATCAGCATGGGATACATTGGCTTGGTTCTCTGTTCTTGTTGGTATGGCTGGCCAGTTGACAAATCTTGGTATTGTAAATTGGATGTCTAGTTGTGTAGCCACTACGCTTCAGTCTTACTCTTTGAGCTGGCCAGTTGCATTTGGTGTTCTTCAGGCAGCTTACTTCTTCATCCATTACCTCTTTGCAAGTCAAACCGGTCATGTGGGTGCTTTATACTCTGCATTTCTTGCCATGAACTTGGCAGCTGGGGTACCTGGTGTGTTAGCAGCGTTGGCTTTAGCTTACAATACAAGTCTGTTTGGGGCTTTAACGCATTATAGCAGTGGTCAGGCTGCTGTATACTATGGAG CTGGTTACGTTGATCTTCCTGATGTATTCAAAGTTGGCTTTGTAATGGCTCTTGTTAATGCTGTCATCTGGGCAATAGTAGGATCCTTCTGGTGGAAATTTTTGGGCCTCTACTGA
- the LOC103444874 gene encoding tRNA nucleotidyltransferase cca2, translating into MRLAFKTASVSCCNPLFLPTLRRTFQTRNLPAKTLGQALGFYPCRAIMAVPSRPPVQVRDNIQLNETEKKIFDRLLGTLRHFGLQNQLRVAGGWVRDKLLGKECYDIDIALDNMLGSEFVDKVQDYLLHVGEEAQGIAVIPCNPDQSKHLETARMRICDTWIDFVNLRCEEYCENSRIPTVQKYGTPEEDAYRRDLTINSLFYNINTSSIEDYTKRGIEDLKSGIIVTPLPPKATFMDDPLRVLRAIRFGARFGFILDEELKEAAACDEVKAALSAKISRERIGTEIDLMISGNQPVQAVAYISDLKLFWVVFSLHTKHEPAVSEGCDRLCVSYLEATWNLIQLIGQSTFTDEQRRLSLYAAMFLPLRKTIYKDNKGKKIPVVNYIFRDSLKRKASDAETVINVHHALEKFLSLIPYFASNDDALVSEVNWARESVDVPLTSKPRVLTGFLLREIKDFWRVALLMATLLYPPNNDCTEDLLSKNFELERRRALFIAAEDAILKLGLDKVWDAKPLLNGKEIMNVLQLKSGGPLVREWQQKILAWQLADPSGTAEECLEWMKETHSKRLKTE; encoded by the exons ATGAGACTAGCTTTCAAAACCGCTTCAGTAAGCTGCTGCAACCCTCTCTTTCTTCCCACGCTCCGTCGGACGTTCCAGACCCGCAATCTTCCCGCCAAAACCCTAGGGCAAGCGCTAGGGTTTTACCCTTGCAGAGCAATCATGGCGGTGCCGTCTCGCCCGCCCGTACAAGTCAGGGACAACATCCAACTCAATGAAACCGAGAAGAAAATCTTTGACCGGCTGCTCGGGACGCTTCGCCATTTCGGCCTACAGAATCAGCTTCGCGTTGCTGGCGGATGGGTCCGCGATAAG CTTCTGGGAAAGGAGTGCTATGACATTGATATTGCATTGGACAACATGTTGGGCAGCGAATTTGTAGACAAGGTTCAAGACTACTTACTGCACGTCGGGGAAGAGGCTCAGGGAATCGCTGTAATTCCATG caATCCTGATCAATCCAAACATTTGGAAACCGCGAGGATGCGCATATGTGATACATGGATTGATTTTGTCAACTTAAGATGTGAAGAGTATTGTGAGAATAGCCGCATTCCTACCGTG CAAAAATATGGCACACCCGAAGAGGATGCGTATAGGAGGGATTTAACTATTAACAG CTTGTTCTACAATATAAATACCAGCTCAATTGAAGATTATACCAAAAGAG GAATTGAAGATCTGAAATCTGGTATAATAGTGACTCCCTTACCACCAAAGGCCACATTTATGGATGATCCGCTACGAGTTCTTCGAGCTATCCGTTTTG GTGCAAGGTTTGGATTCATATTAGATGAAGAACTAAAGGAAGCAGCTGCCTGCGATGAAGTGAAAGCTGCTCTTTCGGCTAAAATTAGCAGAGAGCGTATCGGCACTGAA ATTGACCTTATGATCTCTGGAAATCAACCTGTCCAAGCTGTGGCCTACATTAGTGATTTGAAGTTATTTTGGGTTGTCTTCAGTCTTCATACGAAGCATGAGCCTGCAGTATCAGAAGGATGTGACAG GCTTTGTGTTTCTTACTTGGAGGCTACATGGAACCTTATTCAATTAATTGGCCAGTCTACCTTTACT GATGAACAAAGAAGGCTCTCTCTGTATGCTGCTATGTTCCTCCCACTTAGGAAAACCATATATAAAGATAACAAAGGAAAAAAG ATTCCTGTGGTGAACTACATTTTCCGAGACTCCCTTAAGCGAAAAGCCAGTGATGCAGAAACA GTTATAAATGTACACCATGCGTTGGAGAAGTTTTTGTCTTTGATTCCTTATTTTGCATCAAATGATGATGCACTCGTTTCTGAAGTTAATTGGGCAAGAGAATCTGTTGATGTACCTCTTACTTCAAAGCCCCGGGTACTGACAG GATTTCTTCTACGAGAAATTAAAGATTTTTGGAGAGTTGCCTTGCTGATGGCTACATTGTTATATCCCCCCAACAATGATTGTACCGAAGATCTTCTAAGTAAGAACTTTGAACTGGAAAGACGAAGAGCCTTATTTATAGCAGCTGAAGATGCCATACTTAAACTAG GTCTTGATAAAGTTTGGGATGCAAAACCACTACTGAACGGGAAGGAGATCATGAATGTTTTGCAGCTTAAATCTGGAGGACCACTTGTGCGAGAATGG CAACAAAAAATACTTGCATGGCAGCTTGCTGACCCTTCAGGAACTGCAGAAGAATGCCTTGAGTGGATGAAGGAAACACATTCGAAACGTTTAAAGACGGAATGA
- the LOC103444963 gene encoding 2-oxoglutarate-dependent dioxygenase 19-like translates to MAPTVTSVDASEPKVASIKTLADSDALTSVPSEYAYIMDPNDKGDANDPEHSIPIIDFALLTSASPDERAQMIQKLGKACQEWGFFQVINHGVPESLMKEMIDACRRFFELPEEEKKEFHTKNLLDPIKCGTSFNVAIDKVRLWRDYLKVIAHPKFNSLYKPAGYSEVSLEFSKRTRAVATEILNGISESLGLEADYITKAMNWDRGCQILAANYYPACPQPDLAIGIPPHTDHGLVTLLIQNDMCGLEVKHNDQWVLVNAAPGAFIVNVGDQMQILTNDKYKSIWHRATVNNTATRISIAVPHGPALDTPAVPIPELLEKEGEKAKYIGMTYEKFMELQASPAAYMMPCLDHLRVKDN, encoded by the exons ATGGCACCTACCGTGACTTCAGTGGATGCATCTGAACCCAAGGTAGCAAGCATCAAAACCTTAGCCGACTCAGATGCTCTCACTTCTGTACCTTCCGAGTACGCCTACATCATGGATCCCAACGATAAGGGAGATGCAAACGACCCTGAACACTCAATCCCCATCATTGATTTTGCTCTTCTCACCTCTGCCTCCCCAGATGAACGGGCACAAATGATCCAGAAGCTAGGAAAAGCTTGCCAAGAATGGGGCTTCTTTCAG GTGATCAACCATGGTGTACCAGAGAGCCTAATGAAAGAAATGATCGACGCGTGCCGACGATTTTTTGAACTGCCGGAAGAGGAGAAGAAGGAGTTCCATACAAAGAACCTGTTGGATCCAATCAAGTGCGGCACCAGCTTCAACGTCGCAATTGACAAAGTTCGTCTCTGGAGGGATTATCTCAAGGTCATCGCACACCCTAAATTCAACTCACTCTACAAACCTGCTGGGTACAGTGAAGTTTCATTGGAGTTCAGCAAAAGAACCCGTGCAGTGGCAACCGAAATATTGAATGGAATATCGGAGAGTTTGGGACTGGAGGCCGATTACATTACCAAGGCCATGAACTGGGATCGGGGCTGCCAAATTCTTGCAGCGAACTACTACCCGGCTTGCCCACAGCCCGACCTGGCAATCGGTATTCCTCCTCATACAGATCATGGACTGGTGACGCTCCTGATTCAGAATGATATGTGTGGCCTTGAAGTCAAGCACAATGATCAGTGGGTCTTGGTAAATGCCGCTCCGGGCGCTTTTATTGTTAACGTTGGTGATCAAATGCAAATTCTAACAAACGACAAGTACAAGAGCATATGGCATCGAGCAACTGTGAACAACACAGCTACTAGGATATCGATCGCCGTACCACATGGACCGGCACTCGACACGCCCGCTGTACCGATCCCGGAGTTGCTAGAAAAGGAAGGTGAAAAAGCGAAGTACATTGGAATGACGTATGAGAAATTCATGGAACTTCAGGCAAGCCCCGCTGCCTACATGATGCCTTGCTTGGATCACCTGCGGGTCAAGGACAATTGA